Proteins from a genomic interval of Equus quagga isolate Etosha38 chromosome 13, UCLA_HA_Equagga_1.0, whole genome shotgun sequence:
- the B4GALT3 gene encoding beta-1,4-galactosyltransferase 3 isoform X1, whose amino-acid sequence MIPPPRMLRRLLERPCTLALLVGSQLAVMMYLSLGGFRSLSALFGREQGPTFDYSHPHDVYSNLSHLPGAPVAPGGPLAPQGLPYCPERSPLLVGPVSVSFTPVPSLAEIVERNPRVELGGRYRPAGCEPRSRTAIIVPHRGREHHLRLLLYHLHPFLQRQQLAYGIYVIHQAGNGTFNRAKLLNVGVREALRDEEWDCLFLHDVDLLPENDHNLYVCDPRGPRHVAVAMNKFGYSLPYPQYFGGVSALTPDQYLKMNGFPNEYWGWGGEDDDIATRVRLAGMKISRPPASVGHYKMVKHRGDKGNEENPHRFDLLVRTQNSWTQDGMNSLTYRLLARELGPLYTNITADIGTDPRGPRTLSGPRYPPGSSQAFRQEMLQRRPPARPGPLPTANHTDPHGSH is encoded by the exons ATGAT acCTCCCCCCAGGATGTTGCGGAGGCTGTTGGAGAGGCCCTGTACACTGGCCCTGCTTGTGGGCTCCCAGCTGGCCGTCATGATGTACCTGTCACTGGGGGGCTTCCGAAGCCTCAGTGCCCTATTTGGCCGAGAGCAGGGGCCGACATTTGACTATTCGCATCCCCACGATGTCTACAGTAACCTCAGTCACCTGCCTGGTGCCCCTGTTGCCCCAGGGGGCCCTCTAGCTCCTCAAGGTCTACCCTACTGTCCAGAACGATCTCCTCTCTTAG TGGGTCCTGTGTCCGTGTCCTTTACTCCAGTGCCGTCGCTGGCAGAGATTGTGGAGAGAAATCCTCGAGTGGAACTGGGGGGCCGGTACCGCCCCGCAGGGTGTGAGCCCCGCTCCCGAACAGCCATCATTGTGCCCCACCGGGGCCGGGAGCACCACCTGCGCCTGCTGCTCTACCACCTGCACCCCTTCTTGCAGCGCCAGCAGCTTGCTTATGGCATCTATGTCATCCACCAG GCTGGAAATGGAACATTTAACAGGGCAAAGCTGCTGAATGTTGGGGTGCGGGAGGCCCTGCGTGATGAAGAGTGGGACTGCCTGTTCTTGCATGATGTGGACCTCCTGCCAGAGAATGACCACAACCTCTATGTGTGTGATCCCCGGGGACCCCGGCATGTTGCTGTTGCCATGAACAAGTTTGGATACAG CCTCCCGTACCCCCAGTACTTTGGAGGGGTCTCAGCACTCACTCCTGACCAGTACCTGAAGATGAATGGCTTCCCCAATGAATACTGGGGTTGGGGTGGTGAAGATGACGACATTGCTACCAG GGTACGCCTCGCTGGGATGAAGATCTCTCGCCCCCCTGCATCTGTGGGACACTATAAGATGGTGAAGCACCGAGGAGATAAGGGCAACGAGGAAAATCCCCACAG ATTTGACCTCCTGGTCCGTACCCAGAATTCCTGGACGCAAGATGGGATGAACTCACTGACCTACCGATTGCTGGCTCGAGAGCTTGGCCCTCTCTATACCAACATCACGGCAGACATTGGTACTGACCCTCGGGGTCCCCGGACTCTCTCTGGTCCCCGTTACCCACCTGGTTCCTCCCAGGCCTTCCGTCAAGAGATGCTGCAGCGTCGGCCCCCAGCCAGGCCTGGTCCTCTGCCTACTGCCAACCACACAGACCCCCATGGTTCACACTGA
- the B4GALT3 gene encoding beta-1,4-galactosyltransferase 3 isoform X3, with protein MIPPPRMLRRLLERPCTLALLVGSQLAVMMYLSLGGFRSLSALFGREQGPTFDYSHPHDVYSNLSHLPGAPVAPGGPLAPQGLPYCPERSPLLVPSLAEIVERNPRVELGGRYRPAGCEPRSRTAIIVPHRGREHHLRLLLYHLHPFLQRQQLAYGIYVIHQAGNGTFNRAKLLNVGVREALRDEEWDCLFLHDVDLLPENDHNLYVCDPRGPRHVAVAMNKFGYSLPYPQYFGGVSALTPDQYLKMNGFPNEYWGWGGEDDDIATRVRLAGMKISRPPASVGHYKMVKHRGDKGNEENPHRFDLLVRTQNSWTQDGMNSLTYRLLARELGPLYTNITADIGTDPRGPRTLSGPRYPPGSSQAFRQEMLQRRPPARPGPLPTANHTDPHGSH; from the exons ATGAT acCTCCCCCCAGGATGTTGCGGAGGCTGTTGGAGAGGCCCTGTACACTGGCCCTGCTTGTGGGCTCCCAGCTGGCCGTCATGATGTACCTGTCACTGGGGGGCTTCCGAAGCCTCAGTGCCCTATTTGGCCGAGAGCAGGGGCCGACATTTGACTATTCGCATCCCCACGATGTCTACAGTAACCTCAGTCACCTGCCTGGTGCCCCTGTTGCCCCAGGGGGCCCTCTAGCTCCTCAAGGTCTACCCTACTGTCCAGAACGATCTCCTCTCTTAG TGCCGTCGCTGGCAGAGATTGTGGAGAGAAATCCTCGAGTGGAACTGGGGGGCCGGTACCGCCCCGCAGGGTGTGAGCCCCGCTCCCGAACAGCCATCATTGTGCCCCACCGGGGCCGGGAGCACCACCTGCGCCTGCTGCTCTACCACCTGCACCCCTTCTTGCAGCGCCAGCAGCTTGCTTATGGCATCTATGTCATCCACCAG GCTGGAAATGGAACATTTAACAGGGCAAAGCTGCTGAATGTTGGGGTGCGGGAGGCCCTGCGTGATGAAGAGTGGGACTGCCTGTTCTTGCATGATGTGGACCTCCTGCCAGAGAATGACCACAACCTCTATGTGTGTGATCCCCGGGGACCCCGGCATGTTGCTGTTGCCATGAACAAGTTTGGATACAG CCTCCCGTACCCCCAGTACTTTGGAGGGGTCTCAGCACTCACTCCTGACCAGTACCTGAAGATGAATGGCTTCCCCAATGAATACTGGGGTTGGGGTGGTGAAGATGACGACATTGCTACCAG GGTACGCCTCGCTGGGATGAAGATCTCTCGCCCCCCTGCATCTGTGGGACACTATAAGATGGTGAAGCACCGAGGAGATAAGGGCAACGAGGAAAATCCCCACAG ATTTGACCTCCTGGTCCGTACCCAGAATTCCTGGACGCAAGATGGGATGAACTCACTGACCTACCGATTGCTGGCTCGAGAGCTTGGCCCTCTCTATACCAACATCACGGCAGACATTGGTACTGACCCTCGGGGTCCCCGGACTCTCTCTGGTCCCCGTTACCCACCTGGTTCCTCCCAGGCCTTCCGTCAAGAGATGCTGCAGCGTCGGCCCCCAGCCAGGCCTGGTCCTCTGCCTACTGCCAACCACACAGACCCCCATGGTTCACACTGA
- the B4GALT3 gene encoding beta-1,4-galactosyltransferase 3 isoform X2, with translation MLRRLLERPCTLALLVGSQLAVMMYLSLGGFRSLSALFGREQGPTFDYSHPHDVYSNLSHLPGAPVAPGGPLAPQGLPYCPERSPLLVGPVSVSFTPVPSLAEIVERNPRVELGGRYRPAGCEPRSRTAIIVPHRGREHHLRLLLYHLHPFLQRQQLAYGIYVIHQAGNGTFNRAKLLNVGVREALRDEEWDCLFLHDVDLLPENDHNLYVCDPRGPRHVAVAMNKFGYSLPYPQYFGGVSALTPDQYLKMNGFPNEYWGWGGEDDDIATRVRLAGMKISRPPASVGHYKMVKHRGDKGNEENPHRFDLLVRTQNSWTQDGMNSLTYRLLARELGPLYTNITADIGTDPRGPRTLSGPRYPPGSSQAFRQEMLQRRPPARPGPLPTANHTDPHGSH, from the exons ATGTTGCGGAGGCTGTTGGAGAGGCCCTGTACACTGGCCCTGCTTGTGGGCTCCCAGCTGGCCGTCATGATGTACCTGTCACTGGGGGGCTTCCGAAGCCTCAGTGCCCTATTTGGCCGAGAGCAGGGGCCGACATTTGACTATTCGCATCCCCACGATGTCTACAGTAACCTCAGTCACCTGCCTGGTGCCCCTGTTGCCCCAGGGGGCCCTCTAGCTCCTCAAGGTCTACCCTACTGTCCAGAACGATCTCCTCTCTTAG TGGGTCCTGTGTCCGTGTCCTTTACTCCAGTGCCGTCGCTGGCAGAGATTGTGGAGAGAAATCCTCGAGTGGAACTGGGGGGCCGGTACCGCCCCGCAGGGTGTGAGCCCCGCTCCCGAACAGCCATCATTGTGCCCCACCGGGGCCGGGAGCACCACCTGCGCCTGCTGCTCTACCACCTGCACCCCTTCTTGCAGCGCCAGCAGCTTGCTTATGGCATCTATGTCATCCACCAG GCTGGAAATGGAACATTTAACAGGGCAAAGCTGCTGAATGTTGGGGTGCGGGAGGCCCTGCGTGATGAAGAGTGGGACTGCCTGTTCTTGCATGATGTGGACCTCCTGCCAGAGAATGACCACAACCTCTATGTGTGTGATCCCCGGGGACCCCGGCATGTTGCTGTTGCCATGAACAAGTTTGGATACAG CCTCCCGTACCCCCAGTACTTTGGAGGGGTCTCAGCACTCACTCCTGACCAGTACCTGAAGATGAATGGCTTCCCCAATGAATACTGGGGTTGGGGTGGTGAAGATGACGACATTGCTACCAG GGTACGCCTCGCTGGGATGAAGATCTCTCGCCCCCCTGCATCTGTGGGACACTATAAGATGGTGAAGCACCGAGGAGATAAGGGCAACGAGGAAAATCCCCACAG ATTTGACCTCCTGGTCCGTACCCAGAATTCCTGGACGCAAGATGGGATGAACTCACTGACCTACCGATTGCTGGCTCGAGAGCTTGGCCCTCTCTATACCAACATCACGGCAGACATTGGTACTGACCCTCGGGGTCCCCGGACTCTCTCTGGTCCCCGTTACCCACCTGGTTCCTCCCAGGCCTTCCGTCAAGAGATGCTGCAGCGTCGGCCCCCAGCCAGGCCTGGTCCTCTGCCTACTGCCAACCACACAGACCCCCATGGTTCACACTGA
- the PPOX gene encoding protoporphyrinogen oxidase isoform X1, whose protein sequence is MERRRGRKGWERRWRLGVLGLVRRGRQSAPELRRPVGARNPAPADRVGVALICLPAERWVDEVLRPLFLSPSFSLVPLVASQWVGPWSSWAEASAAWPRVTTCAGPLVHPRWSWWRAASVWEAGSAQSEVQMVLSLNLDLEEFGQRELWEPGPCSWGLLRASPPFSKPLLWAGLRELITPPGKDPDETVHSFTQRRLGPEVASLAMDSLCRGVFAGNSRELSIRSCFPSLFQAEQTHRSVLLGLLLGAGRRPQPDSALIRQARAERWSQWSLRGGLERLPQALNTHLTSRGVSVLRGQPVCGLSLQAEGRWKVSLGDSSLEADHIISTVPASVLSKLLPAEAAPLAHALSTITAVSVAVVNLQYRGARLPVQGFGHLVPSSEDPGILGIVYDSVAFPEQDGSPPGLRVTVMLGGSWLQTLEARGSVLSRELFQQQAQEAAATQLGLKEPPSHCLVHLHKNCIPQYTLGHWQKLESATQFLAAQRLPLTLAGASYEGVAVNDCIESGRQAAVRVLGTEPNS, encoded by the exons ATGGAGCGTCGGAGAGGCCGAAAGGGTTGGGAGCGGAGGTGGCGACTCGGAGTCCTAGGCCTAGTGAGGCGTGGGAGGCAGAGCGCCCCAGAACTCAGGCGGCCAGTCGGCGCCCGGAACCCGGCGCCGGCAGATAGGGTGGGTGTGGCCCTTATCTGCCTCCCCGCGGAGCGCTGGGTGGACGAAGTCTTGagacctctttttctttctccctcattttctctcGTCCCTCTCGTG GCTTCCCAATGGGTCGGACCGTGGTCGTCCTGGGCGGAGGCATCAGCGGCTTGGCCGCGAGTTACCACCTGTGCCGGGCCCCTTGTCCACCCAAG GTGGTCCTGGTGGAGGGCAGCGAGCGTCTGGGAGGCTGGATCCGCTCAGTCCGAGGTCCAGATGGTGCTATCTTTGAACTTGGACCTCGAGGAATTCGGCCAGCGGGAGCTCTGGGAGCCCGGACCTTGCTCATG GGGGCTACTCCGCGCTTCACCTCCCTTCTCCAAACCGCTGCTCTGGGCGGGGCTGAGGGAGTTGATCACGCCCCCAGGCAAAGACCCTGATGAGACTGTGCACAGTTTTACCCAGCGCCGCCTTGGACCTGAG GTGGCGTCTCTAGCCATGGACAGTCTCTGCCGTGGAGTGTTTGCAGGCAACAGCCGTGAGCTCAGCATCAGGTCCTGCTTTCCCAGTCTCTTCCAAGCTGAGCAAACACATCGTTCCGTATTactggggctgctgctgggggCAG gGCGGAGACCGCAGCCAGACTCAGCACTCATTCGCCAGGCCCGAGCCGAGCGCTGGAGCCAGTGGTCACTCCGTGGAGGACTGGAGAGGTTGCCCCAGGCCCTTAATACCCACCTGACTAGTAGGGGGGTCAGTGTTCTCAGAGGCCAGCCAGTGTGTGGGCTTAGCCTCCAGGCAGAAGGGCGCTGGAAG GTGTCTCTAGGGGACAGCAGCCTGGAGGCTGACCACATCATTAGTACTGTTCCAGCTTCAG TGCTGAGCAAGCTACTCCCTGCTGAGGCTGCACCTCTGGCTCATGCCCTGAGTACCATCACTGCTGTATCTGTGGCGGTGGTGAATCTGCAGTACCGAGGAGCTCGTCTACCTGTCCAG GGATTTGGACATTTGGTGCCATCCTCAGAAGACCCAGGCATCCTGGGAATTGTGTACGACTCAGTTGCTTTCCCTGAGCAGGATGGGAGCCCCCCTGGCCTCAGAGTGACT GTGATGCTGGGAGGTTCCTGGTTACAGACACTGGAAGCCAGGGGCTCTGTCTTATCTCGGGAGCTATTCCAACAGCAAGCACAGGAAGCAGCTGCCACACAATTAGGACTGAAGGAGCCACCAAGTCACTGCTTGGTCCATCTACACAAG aacTGCATCCCCCAGTATACACTAGGCCACTGGCAAAAACTAG AGTCAGCTACCCAATTCCTGGCTGCTCAAAGGCTGCCCCTCACTCTGGCTGGAGCCTCCTATGAGGGGGTTGCTGTCAATGACTGTATAGAGAGTGGGCGCCAGGCAGCAGTCcgggtcctgggcacagaacctAATAGCTAA
- the PPOX gene encoding protoporphyrinogen oxidase isoform X2 yields MERRRGRKGWERRWRLGVLGLVRRGRQSAPELRRPVGARNPAPADRASQWVGPWSSWAEASAAWPRVTTCAGPLVHPRWSWWRAASVWEAGSAQSEVQMVLSLNLDLEEFGQRELWEPGPCSWGLLRASPPFSKPLLWAGLRELITPPGKDPDETVHSFTQRRLGPEVASLAMDSLCRGVFAGNSRELSIRSCFPSLFQAEQTHRSVLLGLLLGAGRRPQPDSALIRQARAERWSQWSLRGGLERLPQALNTHLTSRGVSVLRGQPVCGLSLQAEGRWKVSLGDSSLEADHIISTVPASVLSKLLPAEAAPLAHALSTITAVSVAVVNLQYRGARLPVQGFGHLVPSSEDPGILGIVYDSVAFPEQDGSPPGLRVTVMLGGSWLQTLEARGSVLSRELFQQQAQEAAATQLGLKEPPSHCLVHLHKNCIPQYTLGHWQKLESATQFLAAQRLPLTLAGASYEGVAVNDCIESGRQAAVRVLGTEPNS; encoded by the exons ATGGAGCGTCGGAGAGGCCGAAAGGGTTGGGAGCGGAGGTGGCGACTCGGAGTCCTAGGCCTAGTGAGGCGTGGGAGGCAGAGCGCCCCAGAACTCAGGCGGCCAGTCGGCGCCCGGAACCCGGCGCCGGCAGATAGG GCTTCCCAATGGGTCGGACCGTGGTCGTCCTGGGCGGAGGCATCAGCGGCTTGGCCGCGAGTTACCACCTGTGCCGGGCCCCTTGTCCACCCAAG GTGGTCCTGGTGGAGGGCAGCGAGCGTCTGGGAGGCTGGATCCGCTCAGTCCGAGGTCCAGATGGTGCTATCTTTGAACTTGGACCTCGAGGAATTCGGCCAGCGGGAGCTCTGGGAGCCCGGACCTTGCTCATG GGGGCTACTCCGCGCTTCACCTCCCTTCTCCAAACCGCTGCTCTGGGCGGGGCTGAGGGAGTTGATCACGCCCCCAGGCAAAGACCCTGATGAGACTGTGCACAGTTTTACCCAGCGCCGCCTTGGACCTGAG GTGGCGTCTCTAGCCATGGACAGTCTCTGCCGTGGAGTGTTTGCAGGCAACAGCCGTGAGCTCAGCATCAGGTCCTGCTTTCCCAGTCTCTTCCAAGCTGAGCAAACACATCGTTCCGTATTactggggctgctgctgggggCAG gGCGGAGACCGCAGCCAGACTCAGCACTCATTCGCCAGGCCCGAGCCGAGCGCTGGAGCCAGTGGTCACTCCGTGGAGGACTGGAGAGGTTGCCCCAGGCCCTTAATACCCACCTGACTAGTAGGGGGGTCAGTGTTCTCAGAGGCCAGCCAGTGTGTGGGCTTAGCCTCCAGGCAGAAGGGCGCTGGAAG GTGTCTCTAGGGGACAGCAGCCTGGAGGCTGACCACATCATTAGTACTGTTCCAGCTTCAG TGCTGAGCAAGCTACTCCCTGCTGAGGCTGCACCTCTGGCTCATGCCCTGAGTACCATCACTGCTGTATCTGTGGCGGTGGTGAATCTGCAGTACCGAGGAGCTCGTCTACCTGTCCAG GGATTTGGACATTTGGTGCCATCCTCAGAAGACCCAGGCATCCTGGGAATTGTGTACGACTCAGTTGCTTTCCCTGAGCAGGATGGGAGCCCCCCTGGCCTCAGAGTGACT GTGATGCTGGGAGGTTCCTGGTTACAGACACTGGAAGCCAGGGGCTCTGTCTTATCTCGGGAGCTATTCCAACAGCAAGCACAGGAAGCAGCTGCCACACAATTAGGACTGAAGGAGCCACCAAGTCACTGCTTGGTCCATCTACACAAG aacTGCATCCCCCAGTATACACTAGGCCACTGGCAAAAACTAG AGTCAGCTACCCAATTCCTGGCTGCTCAAAGGCTGCCCCTCACTCTGGCTGGAGCCTCCTATGAGGGGGTTGCTGTCAATGACTGTATAGAGAGTGGGCGCCAGGCAGCAGTCcgggtcctgggcacagaacctAATAGCTAA
- the PPOX gene encoding protoporphyrinogen oxidase isoform X3, giving the protein MGRTVVVLGGGISGLAASYHLCRAPCPPKVVLVEGSERLGGWIRSVRGPDGAIFELGPRGIRPAGALGARTLLMVSELGLESEVLPVRGDHPAAQNRFLYVGGALHALPSGLRGLLRASPPFSKPLLWAGLRELITPPGKDPDETVHSFTQRRLGPEVASLAMDSLCRGVFAGNSRELSIRSCFPSLFQAEQTHRSVLLGLLLGAGRRPQPDSALIRQARAERWSQWSLRGGLERLPQALNTHLTSRGVSVLRGQPVCGLSLQAEGRWKVSLGDSSLEADHIISTVPASVLSKLLPAEAAPLAHALSTITAVSVAVVNLQYRGARLPVQGFGHLVPSSEDPGILGIVYDSVAFPEQDGSPPGLRVTVMLGGSWLQTLEARGSVLSRELFQQQAQEAAATQLGLKEPPSHCLVHLHKNCIPQYTLGHWQKLESATQFLAAQRLPLTLAGASYEGVAVNDCIESGRQAAVRVLGTEPNS; this is encoded by the exons ATGGGTCGGACCGTGGTCGTCCTGGGCGGAGGCATCAGCGGCTTGGCCGCGAGTTACCACCTGTGCCGGGCCCCTTGTCCACCCAAG GTGGTCCTGGTGGAGGGCAGCGAGCGTCTGGGAGGCTGGATCCGCTCAGTCCGAGGTCCAGATGGTGCTATCTTTGAACTTGGACCTCGAGGAATTCGGCCAGCGGGAGCTCTGGGAGCCCGGACCTTGCTCATG GTTTCTGAGCTTGGCTTGGAATCAGAAGTGTTACCTGTCCGGGGAGACCATCCAGCTGCCCAGAACAGGTTCCTGTATGTAGGCGGTGCTCTGCACGCCCTGCCCTCTGGCCTCAG GGGGCTACTCCGCGCTTCACCTCCCTTCTCCAAACCGCTGCTCTGGGCGGGGCTGAGGGAGTTGATCACGCCCCCAGGCAAAGACCCTGATGAGACTGTGCACAGTTTTACCCAGCGCCGCCTTGGACCTGAG GTGGCGTCTCTAGCCATGGACAGTCTCTGCCGTGGAGTGTTTGCAGGCAACAGCCGTGAGCTCAGCATCAGGTCCTGCTTTCCCAGTCTCTTCCAAGCTGAGCAAACACATCGTTCCGTATTactggggctgctgctgggggCAG gGCGGAGACCGCAGCCAGACTCAGCACTCATTCGCCAGGCCCGAGCCGAGCGCTGGAGCCAGTGGTCACTCCGTGGAGGACTGGAGAGGTTGCCCCAGGCCCTTAATACCCACCTGACTAGTAGGGGGGTCAGTGTTCTCAGAGGCCAGCCAGTGTGTGGGCTTAGCCTCCAGGCAGAAGGGCGCTGGAAG GTGTCTCTAGGGGACAGCAGCCTGGAGGCTGACCACATCATTAGTACTGTTCCAGCTTCAG TGCTGAGCAAGCTACTCCCTGCTGAGGCTGCACCTCTGGCTCATGCCCTGAGTACCATCACTGCTGTATCTGTGGCGGTGGTGAATCTGCAGTACCGAGGAGCTCGTCTACCTGTCCAG GGATTTGGACATTTGGTGCCATCCTCAGAAGACCCAGGCATCCTGGGAATTGTGTACGACTCAGTTGCTTTCCCTGAGCAGGATGGGAGCCCCCCTGGCCTCAGAGTGACT GTGATGCTGGGAGGTTCCTGGTTACAGACACTGGAAGCCAGGGGCTCTGTCTTATCTCGGGAGCTATTCCAACAGCAAGCACAGGAAGCAGCTGCCACACAATTAGGACTGAAGGAGCCACCAAGTCACTGCTTGGTCCATCTACACAAG aacTGCATCCCCCAGTATACACTAGGCCACTGGCAAAAACTAG AGTCAGCTACCCAATTCCTGGCTGCTCAAAGGCTGCCCCTCACTCTGGCTGGAGCCTCCTATGAGGGGGTTGCTGTCAATGACTGTATAGAGAGTGGGCGCCAGGCAGCAGTCcgggtcctgggcacagaacctAATAGCTAA
- the USP21 gene encoding ubiquitin carboxyl-terminal hydrolase 21 yields the protein MPQASEHRLGRTREPPLNVQPRVGSKLSFAPRARSKERRNPAPGPNPMLRPLPPRPGPPEERLKKLELGRGRTSGPRPRGPLRADHGVPLPGSPPPTVALPVPSRTNLTRSKSVSSGDLRPMGIALGGHRGATELGAALSRLALRPEPPILRRSTSLRRLGGFPGPPTLLSIRTEPPASHGSFHVISGRPSEPFYFDDKMAHHTLLLGSGHVGLRNLGNTCFLNAVLQCLSSTRPLRDFCLRRDFRQEVPGGGRAQELTEAFADVIGALWHPDSCEAVNPTRFRAVFQKYVPSFSGYSQQDAQEFLKLLMERLHLEINRRGRRAPPILANSPAPSPPRRGGALLEEPELSDDDRANLMWKRYLEREDSKIVDLFVGQLKSCLKCQACGYRSTTFEVFCDLSLPIPKKGFAGGKVSLRDCFSLFTKEEELESENAPVCDRCRQKTRSTKKLTVQRFPRILVLHLNRFSTSRGSIKKSSIGVDFPLQRLSLGDFASDKAGSPIYQLYALCNHSGSVHYGHYTALCRCQTGWHVYNDSRVSPVSENQVASSEGYVLFYQLMQEPPRCL from the exons ATGCCCCAGGCCTCTGAGCATCGCCTGGGCCGGACCCGAGAGCCACCTCTTAATGTCCAGCCCAGAGTGGGATCCAAGCTATCATTTGCTCCCCGGGCCCGCAGCAAGGAGCGCCGAAACCCAGCCCCTGGGCCGAACCCCATGTTACGACCTCTGCCTCCCCGGCCAGGTCCTCCTGAGGAACGGCTCAAGAAACTGGAGCTGGGACGAGGACGGACCTCAGGCCCTCGTCCCAGAGGCCCTCTTCGGGCAGATCATGGAGTTCCCCTTCCTGGCTCACCACCCCCAACTGTGGCTCTTCCTGTCCCATCTAGGACCAACCTAACCCGTTCCAAGTCTGTGAGCAGTGGAGACTTGCGTCCAATGGGGATTGCCTTGGGAGGGCATCGTGGTGCCACAGAGCTAGGGGCTGCACTGAGCCGCTTGGCACTCCGACCTGAACCACCCATCTTGAGACGTAGCACCTCTCTCCGCCGCCTTGGGGGCTTTCCTGGGCCCCCTACCTTGCTCAGCATACGGACGGAGCCCCCTGCTTCCCATGGCTCCTTCCATGTGATATCTGGCCGGCCCTCTGAGCCTTTCTACTTCGATGACAAGATG GCTCACCACACACTGCTCCTGGGCTCTGGTCATGTTGGCCTCCGAAATCTGGGAAACACG TGCTTCCTGAATGCTGTGCTGCAGTGTTTGAGCAGCACTCGGCCTCTTCGGGACTTCTGTCTGCGAAGGGACTTCCGGCAAGAGGTGCCTGGAGGGGGCCGAGCCCAAGAGCTCACTGAAG cctttgcagatgtgattggTGCCCTGTGGCACCCTGACTCCTGCGAAGCTGTGAATCCTACTCGATTCCGCGCTGTCTTCCAGAAATATGTTCCCTCCTTCTCTGGATACAG CCAGCAGGATGCCCAAGAGTTCCTGAAGCTCCTCATGGAGCGGCTGCACCTTGAAATCAACCGACGAGGCCGCCGGGCTCCACCAATCTTGGCCAACAGTCCAGCTCCCTCTCCACCCCGCCGCGGAGGGGCTCTGCTAGAAGAACCTGAGTTAAG TGATGATGACCGAGCCAACCTAATGTGGAAGCGTTACCTGGAGCGAGAGGACAGCAAGATTGTGG ACCTGTTTGTGGGCCAGTTGAAAAGTTGTCTCAAGTGCCAGGCCTGTGGGTATCGCTCCACGACCTTCGAGGTTTTTTGTGACCTGTCCCTGCCCATCCCCAAG AAAGGATTTGCTGGGGGCAAGGTGTCTCTGCGGGATTGTTTCAGCCTTTTCACCAAGGAAGAAGAGCTAGAATCGGAGAATGCCCCA gTGTGTGACCGATGTCGGCAGAAAACACGAAGTACTAAAAAGTTGACAGTACAAAGATTCCCCCGAATCCTTGTGCTCC ATCTTAATCGATTTTCCACCTCCCGAGGCTCCATCAAGAAAAGTTCAATAGGTGTAGACTTCCCACTGCAGCGACTGAGCCTAGGGGACTTCGCCAGTGACAAAGCTG GAAGCCCCATCTATCAGCTGTATGCCCTTTGCAACCACTCGGGCAGCGTCCACTATGGCCACTACACAGCCCTGTGCCGGTGCCAGACTGGTTGGCATGTCTACAATGACTCTCG TGTCTCCCCTGTCAGTGAAAACCAGGTGGCATCCAGTGAAGGCTACGTGCTGTTCTACCAACTGATGCAGGAGCCACCCCGGTGCCTGTGA
- the UFC1 gene encoding ubiquitin-fold modifier-conjugating enzyme 1 isoform X1 encodes MADEATRRVVSEIPVLKTNAGPRDRELWVQRLKEEYQSLIRYVENNKNADNDWFRLESNKEGTRWFGKCWYIHDLLKYEFDIEFDIPITYPTTAPEIAVPELDGKTAKMYRGGKICLTDHFKPLWARNVPKFGLAHLMALGLGPWLAVEIPDLIQKGVIQHKEKCNQ; translated from the exons ATGGCGGACGAGGCTACTCGGCGTGTAGTGTCTGAGATCCCGGTGCTGAAGACTAACGCCGGACCTCGAGATCGGGAGTTGTGGGTGCAGCGACTCAAGGAGGAATATCAGTCTCTTATCCGG TATGTGGAGAACAACAAGAATGCGGACAATGATTGGTTCCGACTGGAGTCCAACAAGGAGGGGACTCG GTGGTTTGGAAAGTGCTGGTACATCCATGACCTCCTCAAATATGAGTTTGACATCGAGTTTGAT ATTCCTATCACATATCCCACTACTGCTCCAGAAATTGCTGTCCCTGAACTGGATGGAAAAACGGCAAAGATGTACAG GGGTGGCAAAATATGCCTGACAGATCACTTTAAGCCTTTGTGGGCCAGGAACGTGCCCAAGTTTGGATTAGCTCATCTCATGGCTCTGGGG CTGGGTCCATGGCTGGCAGTCGAAATCCCGGATCTGATTCAGAAGGGTGTGATTCAGCATAAAGAGAAATGCAACCAATGA
- the UFC1 gene encoding ubiquitin-fold modifier-conjugating enzyme 1 isoform X2, whose product MADEATRRVVSEIPVLKTNAGPRDRELWVQRLKEEYQSLIRYVENNKNADNDWFRLESNKEGTRWFGKCWYIHDLLKYEFDIEFDIPITYPTTAPEIAVPELDGKTAKMYSIFPVFPRGCYAIRWVHGWQSKSRI is encoded by the exons ATGGCGGACGAGGCTACTCGGCGTGTAGTGTCTGAGATCCCGGTGCTGAAGACTAACGCCGGACCTCGAGATCGGGAGTTGTGGGTGCAGCGACTCAAGGAGGAATATCAGTCTCTTATCCGG TATGTGGAGAACAACAAGAATGCGGACAATGATTGGTTCCGACTGGAGTCCAACAAGGAGGGGACTCG GTGGTTTGGAAAGTGCTGGTACATCCATGACCTCCTCAAATATGAGTTTGACATCGAGTTTGAT ATTCCTATCACATATCCCACTACTGCTCCAGAAATTGCTGTCCCTGAACTGGATGGAAAAACGGCAAAGATGTACAG TATTTTTCCTGTGTTCCCAAGAGGCTGCTATGCTATACG CTGGGTCCATGGCTGGCAGTCGAAATCCCGGATCTGA